A single Corallococcus exiguus DNA region contains:
- a CDS encoding NapC/NirT family cytochrome c: protein MIVIVSAVAVLVGMIAHAAGHLTANGLGRLVLLGGLAILPLAVSGAGVAVGVRESSQTQFCMGCHEMERYGQSLFVDNPNALAAVHYQKRLINRDSTCFSCHTDYALFGDAKAKLNGLRHVWVHYFGTIPPEPRLYQPYPNYNCLHCHNDARGYLEAGPHRELQAELQSGARSCLSCHDLAHDLEGVKAQNFWLPERPRP, encoded by the coding sequence ATGATTGTGATTGTCAGCGCGGTGGCCGTGCTCGTGGGGATGATTGCCCATGCCGCTGGCCACCTCACCGCGAACGGGCTGGGACGCCTGGTGCTGCTCGGAGGACTGGCCATCCTCCCGCTGGCCGTCAGCGGTGCCGGGGTCGCGGTGGGCGTGCGCGAATCGAGCCAGACCCAGTTCTGCATGGGTTGCCACGAGATGGAGCGCTACGGGCAGAGCCTGTTCGTGGACAACCCCAACGCCCTGGCCGCGGTCCACTACCAGAAGCGGCTCATCAACCGCGACTCCACCTGCTTCTCCTGCCACACGGACTACGCGCTCTTCGGGGACGCGAAGGCCAAGCTCAACGGCCTGAGGCACGTCTGGGTCCACTACTTCGGGACCATCCCCCCGGAGCCCCGGCTCTACCAGCCGTATCCCAATTACAACTGCCTCCACTGCCACAACGATGCGCGCGGCTACCTGGAGGCCGGGCCGCACCGGGAGCTCCAGGCGGAGCTCCAGAGCGGGGCCCGCTCGTGCCTGAGCTGCCATGACCTCGCGCACGACCTGGAGGGCGTGAAGGCCCAGAACTTCTGGCTGCCGGAGCGGCCGCGTCCATGA
- a CDS encoding c(7)-type cytochrome triheme domain-containing protein, whose translation MRRSASDASGPSASVLLRGGRWRVGLVALLLFTTPIFAVNSPQDVRLPPLKERAAPAPALFSHWGHGSMYCYSCHPGTFPQARLGFTHQDMREGRYCGRCHDGQAARAWRTMECEACHARR comes from the coding sequence ATGAGGCGCTCCGCGTCCGACGCCTCGGGGCCGTCCGCGTCCGTCCTCCTTCGCGGGGGACGGTGGCGGGTGGGGCTCGTCGCCCTCCTCCTGTTCACGACTCCCATCTTCGCCGTGAACTCACCGCAGGACGTCCGGCTGCCTCCGCTCAAGGAGCGCGCCGCGCCCGCTCCGGCGCTGTTCTCCCATTGGGGGCATGGCTCCATGTATTGCTACAGCTGCCACCCCGGCACGTTCCCGCAGGCCCGGCTGGGCTTCACGCATCAGGACATGCGAGAGGGCCGCTACTGCGGGCGCTGCCATGACGGACAGGCCGCCAGGGCCTGGCGCACCATGGAATGCGAGGCGTGCCATGCGCGTCGCTGA